In Mycobacterium sp. JS623, one genomic interval encodes:
- a CDS encoding Rieske 2Fe-2S domain-containing protein, with translation MAKPPLSMKPTGWFQVAWSDEVGVGDVHAMKYFGEELIAWRSEAGQVTVMNAYCEHLGAHLGFGGQVVGEVIQCPFHGWQWNQEGRNVCIPYESRPNRGRRIKTYPVVERNESIYIWHDIEGREPFFDPPDVFADFRDGSSAADYYPQQRLFEQGHELHPQYVLENGVDFAHFKYVHQTPINPIFTRHDFAAPVSYVDFTITFEGDDQQSIDDVGSGVEAINGGLGIAVTKSWGMIDNRTISAITPVDESTSDVRFMVYIGRTPGKDTARAAEKAAEFGQEVIRQFRQDIHIWSHQRYSDPPALSSSEYEGFTAIRKWALQFYPDGRGGSAADLASTHQKG, from the coding sequence ATGGCCAAGCCGCCCCTATCGATGAAGCCGACGGGCTGGTTCCAGGTCGCCTGGTCGGATGAGGTCGGCGTCGGTGACGTCCACGCGATGAAGTACTTCGGCGAGGAGCTGATCGCGTGGCGGTCCGAGGCCGGCCAGGTCACCGTCATGAACGCGTATTGCGAACACCTCGGCGCGCACCTCGGGTTCGGCGGCCAGGTGGTCGGCGAGGTGATCCAGTGCCCATTCCACGGCTGGCAGTGGAACCAAGAGGGCCGCAACGTCTGCATCCCCTACGAGAGCAGGCCCAACCGTGGCCGTCGGATCAAGACCTACCCGGTTGTCGAGCGCAACGAATCGATCTACATCTGGCACGACATCGAGGGTCGCGAGCCGTTCTTCGACCCACCGGACGTGTTCGCCGACTTCCGTGACGGCAGCAGCGCCGCCGACTACTACCCGCAGCAGCGGCTGTTCGAGCAAGGCCACGAGCTGCATCCGCAGTACGTGCTCGAAAACGGTGTCGACTTCGCGCATTTCAAGTACGTGCACCAGACGCCGATCAATCCGATCTTCACCCGCCACGACTTCGCCGCACCGGTGTCCTACGTCGACTTCACCATCACGTTTGAGGGCGATGACCAACAGTCCATCGACGACGTCGGCAGCGGGGTCGAGGCCATCAACGGCGGACTCGGTATCGCGGTGACAAAGAGCTGGGGCATGATCGACAACCGCACCATCTCCGCGATCACACCGGTCGACGAATCCACCTCCGACGTCCGGTTCATGGTCTACATCGGCCGGACTCCCGGCAAGGACACTGCGCGGGCCGCGGAGAAGGCCGCCGAGTTCGGTCAAGAGGTCATCCGGCAGTTCCGCCAGGACATCCACATCTGGTCGCACCAGCGTTATTCCGATCCGCCTGCGCTGTCCAGTTCCGAGTACGAGGGGTTCACGGCGATCCGCAAGTGGGCCCTGCAGTTTTATCCCGACGGCCGCGGTGGGAGTGCCGCAGACCTTGCTTCGACCCATCAGAAGGGATGA
- a CDS encoding TetR/AcrR family transcriptional regulator produces the protein MRTHGWSGSAPATDEEAIARILDAAGKAIDAKGADFSIADVARTLGVTRQTVYRYFSSTETLLVAAAVHAATDFLDRLATHLQGITDPVEAVTEAIATALEWLPKDKHIGLLVVPGRADAHTESVTSDVAVQFANSMLRRFDVDWAGLGFSDADLDELAEHLLRIIQSFVVDPGRPPRQGAALRDYLRRWVGSAVTPLR, from the coding sequence GTGCGCACCCACGGCTGGTCGGGCTCGGCCCCCGCGACCGACGAGGAAGCCATCGCGCGCATCCTGGACGCCGCGGGCAAGGCCATCGACGCCAAGGGTGCCGACTTCTCCATCGCAGACGTCGCCCGCACGCTTGGCGTCACCCGGCAGACCGTGTACCGATATTTCTCCAGCACCGAAACACTGCTCGTAGCCGCGGCCGTTCACGCTGCCACAGACTTCCTCGACCGACTGGCCACTCACCTGCAGGGCATCACCGATCCGGTGGAAGCGGTGACGGAAGCCATTGCAACGGCGCTGGAATGGCTGCCAAAGGACAAGCACATCGGCCTGCTGGTCGTTCCAGGTCGCGCCGATGCGCACACCGAGTCGGTCACGTCCGACGTCGCCGTGCAGTTCGCCAACTCCATGCTGCGTCGGTTCGACGTCGATTGGGCCGGCCTCGGCTTCAGCGACGCTGATCTCGACGAACTCGCCGAGCATCTGCTGCGGATCATCCAGTCGTTCGTCGTCGATCCTGGCCGGCCGCCGCGACAGGGCGCCGCGTTGCGCGACTACTTGAGGCGGTGGGTCGGCTCAGCCGTCACGCCTCTGCGTTGA
- a CDS encoding NAD(P)H-dependent amine dehydrogenase family protein: MIKRYGAQSELELVGVHCYSPEKIGKDAGELAGIEPNGVVATGTVEEIIAAKPDVLTFHGVFPDESLYVGVLEAGINVVTTADWITGWHRDTNHPHPSGKPVSQVLAEACEKGGSTFYGTGMNPGVNQILGVVCSADVAEIENVTTIESVDVSCHHSKDTWIEVGYGLPVDDPSTPAKLEKYTRVFADSVLMMADCFDLKLDEVKFSYELGACTKDVDLGWYVLPKGSLGGNYIKYQGMVDGVPRVETHLEWQMTPHTDPHWDIKGCYITQIKGDPCVYNKHMIFPKPGVDLSDPSNFASIGMTVTGMPALHAIKSVVAAAPGLLTSADLPLRGFAGRFRI; this comes from the coding sequence ATGATCAAGCGCTACGGCGCGCAGTCCGAACTCGAATTGGTTGGGGTGCACTGCTATTCGCCGGAGAAGATCGGCAAGGACGCCGGCGAGCTTGCCGGCATCGAGCCGAACGGCGTCGTCGCCACGGGCACGGTCGAGGAGATCATCGCTGCCAAGCCCGACGTGCTGACCTTCCACGGCGTGTTCCCCGACGAGTCCCTCTACGTCGGGGTGCTCGAGGCCGGTATCAACGTCGTCACCACCGCCGACTGGATCACCGGCTGGCACCGCGACACCAACCATCCGCACCCGTCGGGCAAGCCGGTCAGCCAGGTGCTGGCCGAGGCGTGTGAAAAGGGTGGCTCGACGTTCTACGGCACCGGAATGAACCCCGGCGTCAACCAGATCCTCGGTGTCGTCTGCTCCGCGGATGTCGCCGAGATCGAGAACGTCACCACCATCGAGTCCGTCGACGTGTCGTGCCACCACAGCAAGGACACCTGGATTGAGGTGGGTTACGGTCTACCCGTTGACGATCCGAGCACCCCGGCCAAGCTGGAGAAGTACACCCGCGTCTTCGCCGACAGCGTGCTGATGATGGCCGATTGTTTCGACCTGAAGCTCGACGAGGTCAAGTTCAGCTACGAGCTCGGCGCGTGCACCAAGGACGTCGACCTGGGTTGGTATGTGCTGCCGAAGGGTTCACTCGGCGGCAACTACATCAAATACCAGGGCATGGTCGACGGGGTTCCGCGCGTCGAAACGCACCTCGAGTGGCAGATGACGCCGCATACCGATCCGCATTGGGATATCAAGGGCTGCTACATCACCCAGATCAAGGGCGATCCCTGCGTCTACAACAAGCACATGATTTTTCCGAAGCCGGGCGTGGACCTCTCCGACCCGTCGAACTTCGCGTCAATCGGCATGACTGTCACCGGCATGCCTGCGCTGCATGCGATCAAGTCAGTCGTTGCCGCTGCGCCGGGGCTGCTCACCAGTGCCGATCTTCCGCTGCGGGGGTTCGCAGGCCGATTCAGGATCTAG